In Amphiura filiformis unplaced genomic scaffold, Afil_fr2py scaffold_597, whole genome shotgun sequence, the genomic stretch ACTtggatctacttttcggcgtagtggtaaatgcctaacaattcccgccgattacgagctgatcgaaCTATAAAGCTTTTCGTGCTGGTCATACgtaaggcttcaacataaaaagtccaagagAGCTATCTtttgaaccactgaaccaatatagggcttgtttgtactcattttaatacattttaggTCAAATCactcaaaactgtcgtatggacatgaaacttggtgggtacagacagcATCTAGAGCCAAattgtggaaggtcattttgggaccaTCCGTggtcatgctgattctaaatatcaGCTACCTTTGTCTATcatgactatatttataaatacgtatttataaatacgcaagtGACACATGgatacgacataccaagaccagcaagtctgaccaaatcctcatgccattgaaaaggataggaactcttcagataaatatcatcaaattttagtattaattgaatagtaaAATTATTacgcattttgaaagtatttgtcgacggaaaaatatttatcgacggcaACGTTTACAATATATCACGAAGtttaacaaaatagacaattttgctgcacaggctcgcgttgtttaccgcctttgcattcaaatgtacaggaagaccagcTGCAATGTAGGTCAGTTCGAGACTTACTGCaatatggcagcgcggaggtggtcacgtgcgtatttataaatacatatttataaatttaGTCGACGCATACTGTAtaattatggtcatgaaaatgcacaattctgaagtttttgaacttttaaagaaaatttggaacgtCTGCTGTCGACACCTGCCTGAGTTAGCCACTGTAAAGGTATCGGGTGTTTTAAACCAAAACACGTAAAATAATAcgtttataatatttaaaaacattttttatttactAGGATATCAGTCTTTAAAAACGTCTTTAAAAATCTACGTAACCTTAACGAAAGTAATTTCGTCCGCCCTTTCATTATAAGGTCGTTGATCCTACCGACCGATCTTATAATGATTTTCTCCCCTGGTATATAAGTCCAAAGTTCTTGTTAGAAGTGAAGTCTTTAGTTTCATATCCTAACACATCTTATCTGGaaagcaaaatatataaaaagctATTCAGAGATCTTGAGTTGAACAAGTTTTTACTGATCGATTTTgttttgttatcattattataattatttttatcattattattattttcataattcTATACAATAGAGACGGCGATTGGTGGCTTGCCCAGCATGAAAATGGTGGACCGGAGGGTTACGTACCTAGCAACTACATTGCAAAAGATGAAACTATTGACATGAAAGAGTAAGACTATTATATATAATAAATTTACCAATAATGACTATTATATATAATAAATTTACCAATAATGGGTAAATTGTGGTCATTTTTGCCAATTTGCTAGCAATTATTCGTCAATGTTCATGTGATATTATATAGACATATTGAAAATTTAATTCCATTTTGTAACAaatatgcataaatttgcattaaAAATTTGATACTTTTCGTTAATTTTAGCAATAATATGCTTTGATACCATTTAGCCTATACATAATGATGAAACGTAAATTAATTCTACTTTGCATTTCCAATTTATTTTTGACAAGACCCCATTCCAAATTTTACTAGCCTTTTTACTTGCTGGCGGCGTTCAGAATATTTTATGCAGGGAGGGTAATCAATGTTAtcaataaatgggctattccagttgaaattcatacagcctctatggaagacacgaccttaatctcctatCTCTCATAAAGGGGgtatagatttaaaatggagtcacccattctggtaaccccatttgaaattcacgctccctaTGTGAacgatcaaggtcatgtcttccatgggtttcaacaggaatagcccaatattcggATGATGAATGTATGATAATCGTATTTCTTACGCTTTCATTACAGTTGGTATTTTGGAGCGATTTCCAGAAAGGAAGCCGAAAAAACGTTATTGGTTCCTGGCCTGCAAAAGGGAAGCTTTTTGATTAGAGAAAGCGAGAGTGCCAAAGGTAGGGTTTCAGCAATTGAAAGTATCAACGGATATTATTGAAGGAAATTTATTTTATCTTGCAAATATTTACGGTAACAACCTGTCATCATCATCAGGCAGTATCGACTGGTTTCGGTAATACCTGTTACCATCACCAGGCAGATATTACTGATTTTGGTAACATGTTACCATCACTAGGCAGTAGTGACTGGATTTGGTAACAACATGTTACCATTACCAGGCAGAAGTGACTGGTTTTGGTATTAACCTGTTACCATAACCAGGCAGATATTAGTGGTTTTGGAAACATGTTACCATCACTACGCAGTAGTGACTGGTTTTAGTAACAATGTGTTACCTTCACCAGACACAAGTGACTGGTTTTGGCAATAAGCTGTTACCATCACCAGGTAGAAGTGACTGGTTTTGGTAACAGCATGATACCATAACTAGGCAGTACTGACTGGTTTCGGTAATACATGTTACCATCACGAGGCGGTAGTGACTGGTTTTTGTAACAACATGTTACCATCGCAATGCAGATATTACTGGATTTGGTAACTACACGTTACCATCACCAGGCAGAAGTGACTGGTTTCGGTAATACCTGTTACCATCACCAGGCAGATATTACTGATTTTGGTAACATGTTACCATCACTAGGCAGTAGTGACTGGATTTGGTAACAACATGTTACCATTACCAGGCAGAAGTGACTGGTTTTGGTATTAACCTGTTACCATCACCAGGCAGATATTAGTGGTTTTGGAAACATGTTACCATCACTACGCAGTAGTGACTGGTTTTAGTAACAATGTGTTACCTTCACCAGACACAAGTGACTGGTTTTGGCAATAAGCTGTTACCATCACCAGGTAGAAGTGACTGGTTTTGGTAACAGCATGATATCATAACTAGGCAGTACTGACTGGTTTCGGTAATACATGTTACCATCACTAGGCAGTAGTGACTGGTTTTTGTAACAACATGTTACCATCGCAATGCAGATATTACTGGATTTGGTAACTACACGTTACCATCACCAGGCAGAAGTGACTGGTTTCGGTAATACCTGTTACAATCACCAGGCAAATATTACTGGATTTGGTAACAATATGATACCATCACTAGGCAGTAGTGACTGGATTTGGTAACAACATGTTACCATCACCAAGTAGAAGTGACTGGTTTCGGTAATACCTGTTACCATCACCAGGCAGATATTACTGGATTTGGTAACATGTTACCATCACTAGGCAGTAGTGACTGGTAGTAGTGACATCACCATGCAGATTTTATTACTGGTTTTGGTAACATGTTACCAAAACCGGTAATAACATGTTACCATCATCGGTAATAACATGTTACCATCATCAGTCAGTAATTAATGGTTTTGGTGACAATATGTTGCAATAATGACTGGTTCTGGTAACAACATGTTACCAGCACCATACAGTAATTACTGGTTTCGGTAATAACCTGTTACCAATCACCAGTAAACACAAACATCATTTGAAAACGTTATTAacgagttttggttttggtcgaaatgttttaataacaataaaatattgtagtgttatataaaggtcataaaaatattttttaaacgttttatttgACAAACGCAATGCAACaacattaaaaattttttttttttattatgttattgcaaaatgtttTATACACGACTTTTAGCATTTTCTGAACaacgtttttgtttttgctgggtagTGACTGAATTTTGTAACCAAACATGTCCTCATAATTTGTTTTCTCCAGCTATGATGATCTAAATTGATATCGAGGAGATTAAAATAGTTTTGGAATCACCAAAACCATCCAAACGCAGAGGGATCAGTCAGGCAAGAATCAGCCAGTCAATACTGCATACTACTGCATAATGATGGTTACAGAAACCAGTCATTACTGTTTGGTTATGGTAACAGGTTGTTACCGAAACCAGTCATTACTGCTTGGTTACCGAAACCAGTCATTACTGCCTGGTTATGGTAACAGATTGTTACAGAACCCCGCCATTACTGCCTGGTTATGGTAACAGGTTGTTACCGAAACCAGTCATTACTGCCTGGTTATGGTAACAGGTTGTTACAGAACCCCGCCATTACTGCCTGGTTATGGTAACAGGTTGTTACCGAAACCAGTCATTACTGCTTGGTTATGGTAACAGGTTGTTACGAAACCAGTCATTACTGCTTGGTTATGGTAACAGGTTGTTACAAAACCAGTCATTACTGCTTGGTTATGGTAACAGGTTGTTACGAAACCAGTCATTACTGCTTGGTTATGGTAACAGGTTGTTACAAAACCAGTCATTACTGCTTGGTTATGGTAACAGGTTGTTACAGAACCCCGCCATTACTGCCTGGTTATGGTAACAGGTTGTTACCGAAACCAGTCATTACTGCTTGGTTATGGTAACAGGTTGTTACAAAAACCAGTCATTACTGCTTGGTTATGGTAACAGGTTGTTACAGAACCCCGCCATTACTGCCTGGTTATGGTAACAGGTTGTTACCGAAACCAGTCATTACTGCTTGGTTATGGTAACAGGTTGTTACCGACACCAGTCATTACTGCTTGGTTATGGTACCAGGTTGTTACAAAAAACCAGTCATTACTGCTTGGTTATGGTAACAGGTTGTTACAAAAAACAGTCATTACTGCTTGGTTATGGTAACAGGTTGTTACAAAAATCAGTCATTACTGCTTGGTTATGGTAACAGGTTGTTACCGAAACCAGTCATTACTGCTTGGTTATGGTAACAGGTTGTTACAAAAACCAGTCATTACTGCTTGGTTATGGTAACAGGTTGTTACAGAAACCAGATTACTGCCTGGTTATGGTAACAGGTTGTTACCGAAACCAGTCATTACTGCTTGGTTATGGTAACAGGTTGTTACCGAAACCAGTCATTACTGCTTGGTTATGGTAACAGGTTGTTACAAAAACCAGTCATTACTGCTTGGTTATGGTAACAGGTTGTTACAAAAACCAGTCATTACTGCTTGGTTATGGTAACAGGTTGTTACCGAAACCAGTCATTACTGCTTGGTTATGGTAACAGGCTGTTACGAAACCAGTCATTACTGCTTGGTTATGGTAACAGGTTGTTACAAAACCAGTCATTACTGCTTGGTTATGGTAACAGGTTGTTACCGAAACCAGTCATTACTGCTTGGTTATGGTAACAGGTTGTTACAAAAACCAGTCATTACTGCTTGGTTATGGTAACAGGTTGTTATAGACATTGTCTCTTAGTATAGTTTCATGTGCATCTTTTCTGGTACAAGTGTGTTTCTAACATCATTGTCGCTTTTGCACGCAGGTAATTACTCGTTGTCACTTCTCGATATGGAAAGCAATCGCACCGTAGTGAAACACTACAGGATACGGAGTACGTTAAACGACCAAGGATATTACATAACGGATAGAATCCATTTTACATCCCTCGATGAACTGGTTCAACATTATGAAGGTAAGTTGTCAATGCAATTTCTGATAACAATATTTAGAGTCGGATcatcattaaaggaggatttcgtgatcctagcatcctctttttatgacatttttcagtagatatccacgaaaaaagcttatttccaaaatttcagttgattccgattttgcgtttgcgagttatgcatgattatgtgtattacactgctccatagacaatgtgtttgtaatttcgttctggtgcaccagaacgaaattcaaatttggcgatatttttgctaaacgaattaatctgcaagaaatatttggtacataaacattatgtagccagaggtatccagtggtgtaaaatctcaacttttttgggaaaagtgggggatgaggctgtggatcacgaaatgccctttaagttatattattttgCCGAGTACGGCGTCGGTTatcacagtactggtgcagctggtccctacagtttgatcagctcgtaatcggtgggccttataacatcgcggattaatatcaacataatttcgagagttgtgacacctcgccagaagtatcacaaattattaattcaaagtCTTATACTCTATCTACTTTATTTAAACGCATAAAATAGATCAGATCTACTTTTCGGCGAAGTGGTAAAGGCCCAACAATTCCCGTCGATCGAGATTTCATCATCGTCAGATGTGTTCCTGAAACTGATGAAGCCCGTGATGAAGTCGGAGACACATCTGACGACAGttcgaccactcacacagggaccggtTGCACGAGTAAAACGACAGCATACTCGTAGCAATAATATAACATATTATGAATTTCCCTCGTGAAAGCATATCTTCTTACTCGGATATCATTCTTATTTTGCATAGCATAAACGCATAACTGGTAATTCATAACCAAAAACAAACCATTGATGATACATATGTACGATCTATTATAACTACTGTGTTTATGTTATGAGcagtaacaattattatattgatgaagtactctcTTATGGCggcttattttcatgttgtgGTATACTGCTTAAATCTTCACAACTTAATCTTTATaattatgattataataataataattaatgataacaataataataatgatgatgatgatgataacaagtCACTTGTGTACTTAATTTGTCCAAACAGGTTCAGCAGACGGCTTAGCATGCCAGATGACGATACCATGTCCAAAGAGTACTCCAAATAGCATTTCACTGGGTAAAGATGCGTGGGAGATACCTCGGGAATCGCTAGCATTTAATAAGAAGCTTGGAGCGGGACAGTTTGGTGAAGTGTGGCAGGGTAAGTGTGAATTTCCTTCTATAAAAATAATCATGAAATAGGTGTGTTTAGGTGGAGGTGTATATCCAGGCTATACATATtatgagaggcaggtaatggtaAAATCACTTTATGTGAACATGTTGTTGAACCGaaccaaggagaggcaggtaatggaaatATCACTTTATGTCAacgtattgttgaaccaaggagaggcaggtaatggaaatatcactttatgtccacgtattgttgaaccaaggagaggcaggtaatggaaagatcactttatgtccacgtattgttgaaccaaggagaggcaggtaatggaaatATCACTTTATGTTcacgtattgttgaaccaaggagaggcaggtaatggaaagatcactttataTCCACGTATTGTTTAACCAAGtagaggcaggtaatggaaagatcactttatgtcaacgtattgttgaaccaaggagaggcaggtaatggaaagatcactttatgtccatgtattgttgaatcaaggagaggcaggtaatggaaagatcactttatgtccaCATATTGTTGAACaaaggagaggcaggtaatggaaagatcactttatgtccacgtattATTGAAtcaaggagaggcaggtaatggaaagatcactttatatccacgtattgttgaaccaaggagaggcaggtaatggaaagatcactttatgtccacgtattgttgaaccaaggagaggcaggtaatggaaagatcactttatgtccacgtgttgttgaaccaaggagaggcaggtaatggaaagattACTTTATGTCCACATATTGTTGaaccaaggagaggcaggtaatggaaagatcactttatatccacgtattgttgaaccaaggagaggcaggtaatggaaagatcactttatgtccatgtattgttgaaccaaggagaggcaggtaatggaaagatcactttatgtccacgtattgttgaaccaaggagaggcaggtaatggaaagatcactttatgtccatgtattgttgaaccaaggagaggcaggtaatggaaagatcactttatgtccacgtattgttggaccaaggagaggcaggtaatggaaagattACTTTATGTCCACATATTGTTGaaccaaggagaggcaggtaatggaaagatcatTTTATAtccacgtattgttgaaccaaggagaggcaggtaatggaaagatcactttatgtccacgtattgttgaaccaaggagaggcaggtaatgaaaagatcactttatgtccacgtattgATGAAtcaaggagaggcaggtaatggaaagatcactttatgtccacgtattattcaaccaaggagaggcaggtaatggaaagataactttatgtccacgtattgttgaaccaaggagaggcaggtaatggaaatATCACTTTATTTCCACGTATTGTTGAAtcaaggagaggcaggtaatggaaatATCACTTTATGTCCTAATAGTGTTGAACCAAGGAGAGGCGGgaaatggaaagatcactttatatccaagtattgtttaaccaaggaaaggcaggtaatggaaagatcactttatatccacgtattgttgaatcaaggagaggcaggtaatagaaagatcactttatgtccgcgtattgttgaaccaaggaAAGGCAGGTTATAGAAATGACTTtgtaatatttattttcattgcaATATTTTATACCTAATGACAGTCAAAAGAGAAACAAATAAACTTGTAACTTGATAGAGTCAATTAGCCTGTATAGTTTATGTCCCAATCCaaagtcattgggctattccagttgaaattcacaccacccctgtggacgattttggaaatatcttccacaaggggagtatgttttcaaatgtaattggtcagagttaatcattttgaaactcatactccccctgtattatggctttacctatatcttccacaactggagtgagtatttcaagcgaagttacccaattgtttattatattcaaaactcatactccctctgtggaagacttaagctaaatcttccacaggggtagtgtggattttaagtggaatggcCCATTGTCATTAATAACTCCCATCTTCATTATGTTTCAAGGAACATGGAATGGCAACACCGCTGTTGCTGTCAAAACGTTGAAAGAAGGAACCATGACTCCAGATGCATTCTTAGAAGAGGCCAATATCATGAAGAAACTCAGACATAAGCATTTGGTGTCACTTTTTGCTGTCTGCTCAGATAAGGTAAACAACCAATGAGATTCAACCCAAAAAATACCAACTCAAAATTAGCCTGTGTTATTCCTGTTGTAAATCAGCCGTTTCATTTGGAGTCACTCTTTGCTGTCTGCTCAGATAAGCTAAACAACCAATGAGATTAAACCCAAGGAATAACAACTAAAAATTACCCTGTGTTCATGTGGTAAATCTGTCATTTCATTTGGTGTCACTCTTTACTGTCTGCTCAGATAAGGTAAACAACCAATGAGATTAAACCCAAAGAATACCAAATCAAAATCACCCGGTGTTTATTCCTGTTGTATATCTGCCATTTCGGTTTGTTGCTCAAGGATGGCAAATAGTGTATCTCTGACATTTACCAGTGAAAGCTCGAAATGGAACGATAATTAGCATCTTTAAACTGGACTATTaccagtggcagcgccaggattTTTTGTCAGGGCGGGGGGGCATTgaagggcaaagtgaatttcagggggggagcaaaattgccacaaaaagtggaaatttttgcaattttgtgtttttactgggggcaacaggggggaaaAAGTTCTGAGCATTACAAAGGTTTGTGCATACATTTAGCGTGTATgctttttccacccgctattgaggtttagtgactagtgttgtttgagcacagactAATGGTCAATTTAGCACATtcggtttgagaccccactacattcacaagatgtgTACTCAGCCTTAAAaaagggtgattgtttcaaatgtgttgtcattgtaaaggggCATTAGCTgtctattgatatgcaacataATATGAATatatcacaaataatctgagatatagatgcttgaaaaacctTTCCAAACTtgagttgattttttttaatccaaaaaaaattagttctgtatttttctggaatgaggagTAAAACCATAGTACAAAGTTAATATTATTATACTGATAGATTGTTACTTCTTTCTACTGTAATTTTCTTTTGCAGGAACCAATCTACATAGTAACAGAGCTTATGAGCAAAGGTAGTCTTCTGGACTTCCTAAGGGATGATAGTTATAGTAGAACCCTGAAATTAACAGAGCTAATTGATCTAGCAGCACAGGtaacaacatttttgttttttaggGGGCTGTAACTAATTTGCAAATATCaggaaaaaatgcatttcaggCATATCTACTGTATTTTTTCCTGTCAAAGGCTGATAGAGCTGTCATGTGTCATGGACACAACATAAATAAGCTAGTTATCCTTTGAAGGCTATCTTGGGTTATCAAagtttaaacaaattatataaagGAGCAGTTGTAGCACCAGGGTTTTTTTCGGGGGCAATGGGGAAAAGTGAAATCTGTGGTggaaaaatcaagaattttggTTCTGTCGACTTCTAACTGGGTTCAACATGGGGAAAAGCTCATGTTTGGTCCCATGACATAACTGCTTTAGGGAGGGAATTCAAGAGAGATGTGTTTCTCTTGGTGCAGAATACAAGGTCAATTGTTAGAATATTAATGGCAATGATGAGAATCCAATGATGTGGAAAAGTATGTGAGCTGGGATTAATGGAAAGTATGTGAGCTAGGATTAATGGAAAGTATGTGAGCTAGGATTCCATGTATAATGGGAGAGGCTGTGAGGTCTATGAATAAAAAGGTTTTGTGTATTATTATGGggacttttggggaaaaattgc encodes the following:
- the LOC140145774 gene encoding tyrosine-protein kinase STK-like, whose translation is MGCAGSKEDEVQPAATTPNNNHTNLDPGRVTSFVHTHTNPQMVIPGASPHTKKKLAKYVGLYDYDARTPDDLTFRKGDILLVKSKADGDWWLAQHENGGPEGYVPSNYIAKDETIDMKDWYFGAISRKEAEKTLLVPGLQKGSFLIRESESAKGNYSLSLLDMESNRTVVKHYRIRSTLNDQGYYITDRIHFTSLDELVQHYEGSADGLACQMTIPCPKSTPNSISLGKDAWEIPRESLAFNKKLGAGQFGEVWQGTWNGNTAVAVKTLKEGTMTPDAFLEEANIMKKLRHKHLVSLFAVCSDKEPIYIVTELMSKGSLLDFLRDDSYSRTLKLTELIDLAAQIACGLAFLETGNFIHRDIAARNILIGDAPTSLGLVAKVADFGLSRLLMNDEYNPQTTHKFPIKWTAPEVFLYDKFSIKSDVWSYGILLVEIVTKGRVPYPGLNNKEVVDQVPNGYRMPQPQGCPDSMYDMLKKCWHSDPQSRPTFEFLYHFMDDYFVATEPNYKDPEY